A genomic stretch from Desulfatitalea tepidiphila includes:
- a CDS encoding DMT family transporter — MARLSTAFVALAALCWGVSGGIGGILAAQGWDPLVVSLYRGAIGLLFVLVWLALRPKGSGWASPRLWFWSAIAGVGVAGNFAFYFVSIAQGSVAVAATLMYCAPVFVYLVSFTLKIERPTALKWAAIAMVLLGVVLLTGIYDIGAADVTPVAAGAGLLSGLFYAVFIFGFKYAAPHGSPQAILVIAFAALIAILVWLVDADQTLAVLGTPSWPLFAVLGVFGAGLSFIFYIVGLNHTAPAVASIVAMVEPVTASLFGVAILNQSLVALQILGMGLILVTVTALSVYSSAR, encoded by the coding sequence ATGGCACGTTTGAGTACGGCGTTTGTGGCACTTGCGGCACTGTGCTGGGGGGTATCGGGCGGGATCGGCGGTATTCTCGCGGCCCAGGGCTGGGACCCGCTGGTGGTGTCGCTCTACCGTGGCGCGATCGGACTGCTGTTCGTTCTCGTATGGCTGGCGTTGCGCCCAAAGGGCAGCGGATGGGCAAGTCCACGATTGTGGTTCTGGTCGGCGATCGCCGGGGTGGGCGTAGCGGGCAACTTCGCTTTTTATTTCGTCAGCATCGCCCAGGGCAGTGTCGCGGTTGCAGCGACCCTGATGTATTGCGCACCGGTGTTCGTCTATCTCGTCTCCTTTACGCTCAAGATAGAACGACCTACTGCGCTCAAGTGGGCCGCGATAGCGATGGTCCTGCTTGGCGTCGTGCTGCTTACAGGTATTTACGATATTGGAGCGGCCGATGTCACGCCGGTCGCCGCCGGCGCCGGACTGCTTTCCGGCCTGTTCTATGCGGTATTCATTTTCGGCTTCAAGTATGCGGCGCCGCACGGCAGCCCACAGGCGATTCTCGTGATAGCGTTCGCGGCACTCATCGCCATTCTCGTCTGGCTGGTCGATGCCGACCAGACCTTGGCAGTGCTGGGCACGCCGAGTTGGCCGCTGTTCGCCGTACTGGGGGTGTTCGGTGCGGGACTGTCGTTCATTTTCTACATTGTCGGCCTGAACCACACCGCGCCGGCCGTGGCCTCCATTGTGGCAATGGTCGAGCCGGTCACCGCGTCGCTCTTCGGTGTGGCGATTTTAAATCAAAGCCTGGTCGCGCTGCAGATCCTGGGCATGGGATTGATTCTGGTCACGGTCACTGCGCTGAGCGTTTATTCGAGCGCCCGTTGA
- a CDS encoding ZIP family metal transporter yields the protein MEQLAIIALASWLAGIAAFIGGALAKAEGSAETEGKRELIHGIVAFGGGMLLAAVAFALAPEGLSTLSPVVLAATFCAGGLLICAFDVVISRRGGNKAQFMAMLLDFVPEAVALGALFQHSRKTGLLLALFIGAQNLPEGFNAYRENMQTEGRSAKVFMLALLAVSLLGPIVACAGYLFLRDQPTVTACIMSAAGGGILYLVFQDIAPQSRMRRHWTPPLGAVMGFMVGMIGKQLFG from the coding sequence ATGGAACAGCTCGCTATCATAGCGTTGGCCTCCTGGCTCGCAGGGATCGCTGCCTTCATTGGTGGTGCCTTGGCAAAGGCCGAAGGCTCTGCGGAGACAGAGGGCAAACGCGAGCTGATACACGGGATTGTCGCCTTTGGCGGCGGTATGCTTTTGGCGGCTGTGGCCTTTGCGTTAGCGCCAGAAGGGCTTTCCACCCTTTCGCCAGTTGTTCTTGCCGCAACGTTTTGTGCTGGAGGGCTGTTGATCTGCGCGTTTGATGTTGTCATCAGTCGGCGCGGGGGCAACAAAGCTCAGTTCATGGCGATGTTGCTTGATTTCGTTCCCGAAGCCGTGGCTCTCGGTGCATTATTTCAGCATTCCCGCAAGACGGGACTGCTGCTCGCATTGTTCATCGGTGCACAGAACCTGCCCGAGGGATTCAACGCGTACCGCGAGAATATGCAGACGGAGGGGCGCTCTGCGAAGGTTTTCATGCTCGCGTTGCTCGCCGTAAGCCTGTTGGGGCCGATAGTCGCCTGTGCCGGATACCTCTTTCTTCGCGATCAACCGACCGTGACCGCATGCATCATGAGCGCTGCTGGTGGCGGAATTCTTTATTTGGTGTTTCAGGATATCGCGCCGCAATCGCGGATGAGGCGGCACTGGACACCGCCGCTCGGAGCCGTCATGGGGTTCATGGTCGGCATGATCGGAAAGCAGTTGTTTGGATGA
- a CDS encoding type II toxin-antitoxin system PemK/MazF family toxin has translation MAVVVKRFDVYLVNLDPTIGSEIQKTRPCLVISPDEMNRNIRTVIIAPMTSAQKEYPTRVSCTFRKKQGQIVLDQVRTVDKARLIQKLGTIDSKSQLDVISVLQRLFAF, from the coding sequence ATGGCAGTGGTAGTGAAACGTTTTGACGTTTACCTGGTAAATCTCGATCCAACTATTGGGTCAGAAATTCAAAAGACTCGACCTTGTTTGGTTATCTCTCCTGATGAAATGAATCGTAACATTCGCACCGTAATTATAGCTCCGATGACCTCTGCCCAGAAAGAATACCCCACCCGGGTTTCATGCACGTTTCGAAAGAAACAGGGACAAATTGTACTTGATCAGGTGCGAACAGTAGATAAGGCGCGTCTGATTCAAAAACTTGGTACGATAGACTCGAAATCGCAATTGGACGTTATTTCCGTACTCCAGAGACTATTTGCATTTTAA
- a CDS encoding AbrB/MazE/SpoVT family DNA-binding domain-containing protein, with the protein MRARVIKIGNSQGLRIPKPILEQTGIMDDVEIEVEKNQIIIRPIKNVREGWDAAFKIMGEKGDDEPILGENISHSWDDEEWQW; encoded by the coding sequence ATGAGAGCGCGCGTAATCAAAATTGGCAATTCCCAAGGATTGCGTATTCCAAAGCCCATTCTTGAGCAAACAGGGATAATGGATGATGTTGAAATCGAGGTTGAAAAAAATCAAATAATCATCCGACCCATTAAAAATGTTCGGGAGGGTTGGGATGCCGCTTTCAAAATTATGGGCGAAAAAGGTGATGATGAACCGATACTCGGCGAAAACATTTCACATTCATGGGATGATGAAGAATGGCAGTGGTAG
- a CDS encoding long-chain-fatty-acid--CoA ligase, whose protein sequence is MDIVKGFPATSQDNYQLNVTTIIKHAARSFGRQEIVSRRLDGSMFKYTYADAHERMKRLANGLRSIGVQVGDRVGVLAWNSHENYEIYFGLPGLGAVMLLLNLRLTPQDLAYVIDHSGASFIIVDETLLPIAHAVAPLCKSLKGFVIITLPGKKLADVKTNLKNAYSYEDLIAEASADFEWPHMDETSAYAACYTTGTTGKPKGIYYSHRDVYLHSCAIGNNAEISLADTYCQIVPMFHALGWGLSQAATMVGARLVFPGMYTLDRLEGLSKLIVDEKVTVSAGAPAIFMPLLEYIRGLDEKLDLGGARLLSGASEPPVAMMKGFWELTGAEVIHAYGATETTPLVTTNRLMPWLVGELTKDQQWELKKKQGFTVVGLDLKVVNALDAEIAHDGKTPGEILIRGPWITAKYHDAPGTESQFTKDGYWRSGDMGTIDEHGYLKITDRVKDVIKSGGEWISSVDMENEIISFPAVLEAAVVGIPHPKWEERPLALVVLREGEKEGVTADDIRNHLANTFAKWQLPDEVVFVNEIPKTSVGKLNKKEIRAQYKELYSK, encoded by the coding sequence ATGGACATCGTCAAAGGATTTCCCGCCACCAGTCAGGACAATTACCAGCTCAACGTAACGACCATCATCAAACATGCCGCCCGGAGCTTCGGGCGCCAGGAGATCGTCAGCCGCCGGCTGGACGGCAGTATGTTCAAGTACACTTACGCGGATGCCCACGAACGCATGAAACGGTTGGCCAACGGCTTGCGGTCCATCGGTGTCCAGGTGGGTGACCGGGTGGGGGTGCTGGCCTGGAACAGCCACGAAAACTATGAAATCTATTTTGGCCTGCCCGGTCTTGGCGCGGTCATGCTGCTGCTGAACCTGCGTTTGACACCGCAGGACCTGGCCTATGTGATCGATCACAGCGGCGCCAGCTTCATCATCGTGGACGAAACCCTGCTACCTATCGCACACGCTGTGGCCCCTTTGTGTAAAAGCCTCAAGGGGTTTGTGATTATCACTCTGCCCGGCAAAAAGCTGGCGGACGTGAAGACCAACCTGAAAAATGCTTATTCCTACGAAGACCTGATCGCCGAAGCCTCCGCGGATTTTGAATGGCCGCACATGGATGAAACGTCTGCTTATGCAGCCTGCTACACCACCGGCACCACCGGCAAGCCCAAAGGGATATATTATTCCCATCGGGATGTATATCTGCACTCCTGCGCCATCGGTAACAACGCTGAAATCAGCCTCGCTGACACCTACTGCCAGATCGTGCCCATGTTCCATGCCCTGGGATGGGGCCTCAGCCAGGCCGCCACCATGGTGGGCGCCCGTCTGGTGTTTCCGGGCATGTATACCTTAGACAGATTGGAAGGGCTGAGCAAGCTGATCGTGGATGAAAAGGTAACCGTCAGCGCCGGGGCCCCGGCCATTTTCATGCCCCTGCTGGAGTACATCCGCGGCCTGGACGAAAAGCTGGACCTGGGCGGTGCCCGTCTTCTTTCAGGAGCCAGTGAGCCGCCGGTAGCCATGATGAAAGGGTTCTGGGAGCTGACCGGTGCGGAAGTCATTCACGCTTACGGCGCCACTGAAACTACCCCGCTGGTGACCACCAACCGCCTCATGCCCTGGCTGGTGGGCGAGTTGACCAAGGACCAGCAGTGGGAGTTGAAAAAGAAGCAGGGCTTCACAGTGGTGGGGCTGGATCTAAAGGTCGTCAACGCCCTCGACGCAGAGATCGCCCACGACGGTAAAACACCCGGTGAAATTCTCATCCGGGGCCCCTGGATCACGGCGAAGTATCACGACGCCCCAGGCACGGAATCGCAGTTCACCAAAGACGGATACTGGCGCAGCGGCGATATGGGCACCATCGACGAACACGGCTATCTCAAGATCACCGACCGCGTTAAAGATGTCATTAAAAGCGGTGGCGAGTGGATCAGCTCGGTAGATATGGAAAACGAAATCATTTCTTTTCCCGCGGTGCTGGAAGCGGCTGTGGTGGGCATCCCCCACCCCAAATGGGAAGAAAGGCCACTGGCCCTGGTGGTCTTGCGCGAAGGCGAGAAGGAAGGGGTAACCGCAGATGATATCCGCAATCATCTGGCCAATACTTTTGCCAAATGGCAGTTGCCGGATGAGGTCGTATTCGTGAATGAAATTCCCAAAACAAGTGTGGGTAAATTGAACAAAAAGGAGATTCGCGCTCAATACAAGGAATTGTATTCAAAATAA
- a CDS encoding phage integrase N-terminal SAM-like domain-containing protein, giving the protein MNPSVKLLDQVRQRIRLKGCSIRTEKSYTEWIRRYILFHGKQHPKKMGKREIEAFLSHLAINRNVAFSTQNQAFNALLFLYDQVLEIKMPEDIRSVRSKKPVRTPTVMTPDETRRVISAMRGVHKLMAKSFMAAGCEWWSVFG; this is encoded by the coding sequence ATGAATCCTTCTGTCAAACTACTCGATCAGGTCCGACAGCGCATTCGGTTGAAAGGCTGTTCCATCAGGACGGAAAAATCCTACACGGAATGGATTCGTCGATATATTCTATTCCATGGGAAACAGCACCCTAAAAAGATGGGAAAAAGGGAGATTGAAGCGTTTCTCTCCCACCTGGCAATCAATCGAAACGTGGCGTTTTCTACCCAGAACCAGGCATTCAATGCGCTATTGTTTCTCTACGATCAGGTGCTTGAAATCAAAATGCCTGAGGATATCAGGTCCGTTCGTTCCAAGAAGCCGGTTCGCACGCCGACGGTCATGACACCGGATGAGACCCGGCGGGTGATATCCGCCATGCGAGGCGTTCACAAGCTGATGGCGAAATCCTTTATGGCTGCGGGTTGCGAGTGGTGGAGTGTGTTCGGCTGA
- a CDS encoding integron integrase: MECVRLRVKNVDFAMSRIMVCDGKGAKDRITVLPQKIFKPLKNHLRHVHHLHEKDLRDRYGRVFLPHALSRKYRNADTSWGWQYVFPAGKRSVDPRSGILRRHHAHETGVRRALKQAAEMAGIDKPISCHTLRHSFATDLLANGYDIRTVQDLLGHKDVSTTMIYTHALNRGGKGVVSPLDAR; encoded by the coding sequence GTGGAGTGTGTTCGGCTGAGAGTAAAAAACGTCGATTTTGCCATGAGCCGGATCATGGTCTGCGACGGGAAAGGCGCAAAGGACCGCATCACGGTTCTTCCCCAGAAGATTTTCAAACCGTTGAAGAATCATCTGCGCCATGTCCATCATTTGCATGAAAAGGACCTTCGGGACCGGTACGGTCGTGTGTTTCTGCCGCATGCCTTGTCCCGAAAATATCGGAATGCAGACACGTCCTGGGGTTGGCAATATGTATTCCCGGCCGGAAAGCGATCCGTCGATCCCAGGTCCGGCATCCTGCGCAGGCATCATGCACACGAGACCGGCGTTCGCAGGGCGCTCAAGCAGGCTGCGGAGATGGCCGGCATCGACAAGCCGATTTCCTGCCACACCTTGCGCCACAGCTTCGCCACCGATCTGTTGGCCAACGGCTACGACATCCGCACCGTTCAGGACCTGCTCGGACATAAAGATGTCAGCACCACCATGATCTATACCCATGCGCTCAACCGCGGGGGCAAAGGCGTGGTCAGCCCGTTGGATGCCCGATGA
- a CDS encoding DinB family protein, which translates to MELQRYIGIELSGLKMALERVLKGLTQAEVAWRPASGCNAIGLILFHMARTEDSLMQGLLQKKPLIWNSEKWYEKLGLSQDEEGSHYSVDQVNAFPVPELAKILAFADAVRAGTKEKLRSMPIEAFDEKVNFPNFGEMPVGALFSFMIAHAAEHIGEISYLRGMQRGIDK; encoded by the coding sequence ATGGAACTGCAACGCTATATCGGTATCGAGCTGTCCGGCCTGAAAATGGCGCTGGAACGCGTACTCAAGGGTCTCACCCAGGCGGAGGTGGCGTGGCGGCCGGCCTCGGGGTGCAACGCCATCGGTTTGATCCTGTTTCATATGGCCCGCACCGAAGACTCTTTGATGCAGGGGCTGCTCCAGAAGAAGCCCTTAATTTGGAACTCCGAAAAGTGGTACGAAAAGCTCGGACTGTCCCAGGATGAGGAAGGATCGCACTACAGTGTCGACCAGGTGAATGCCTTTCCAGTGCCGGAGCTGGCAAAGATACTGGCCTTTGCCGACGCAGTACGCGCCGGAACCAAGGAAAAACTGAGAAGCATGCCGATCGAGGCGTTCGATGAAAAGGTCAACTTTCCGAACTTTGGAGAGATGCCCGTAGGGGCGCTTTTCTCTTTCATGATCGCACATGCCGCCGAACACATCGGGGAGATATCCTACCTGCGGGGAATGCAGCGGGGCATAGACAAGTAG
- a CDS encoding zinc-dependent alcohol dehydrogenase: MKAAVMRGIKDIRTETVPDPVLEPHGVIIKVKACGICGSDLHIYKRDEQGTIFGHEFSGEVVSVGDQVKGIAPGMRVTAVGFRPCGKCFWCSQGKGHRCSNMALLGYQFPGAMAEYVHIPFAALGRTVFPLPEELSYEEAASVEPLSISYFSVNRAQPKPDESVAVLGLGVIGLYAVQVLKSFGVTRILASGRRAARLRAATECGADVVIDAASQDPTAAVMDATANMGVNTVVECAGQQDTFDQAVAMARGGGKILLVGIYEQPLTWDPLPAISKNLSLIGCLGGNFPASIELLRSGKVSARPLITHRFTLDQAAEAFRAQLQDPGAIKVMFTMD, encoded by the coding sequence ATGAAAGCCGCCGTGATGCGAGGCATCAAAGATATCCGCACCGAAACCGTACCCGACCCGGTCCTCGAACCCCATGGGGTGATCATCAAGGTCAAGGCCTGCGGGATCTGCGGCTCGGATCTGCATATATACAAGCGCGACGAGCAGGGGACTATTTTCGGGCACGAATTCAGCGGAGAGGTGGTGTCGGTGGGGGACCAGGTTAAGGGCATCGCGCCGGGCATGCGGGTGACCGCCGTGGGGTTCAGGCCTTGCGGCAAATGCTTCTGGTGCAGCCAGGGCAAGGGCCACCGCTGCTCGAACATGGCCCTGCTGGGCTACCAGTTTCCCGGAGCCATGGCCGAGTATGTGCACATCCCTTTTGCAGCGCTGGGACGAACGGTTTTTCCGCTGCCCGAGGAGCTGAGCTATGAAGAGGCGGCTTCGGTGGAACCCCTGTCGATCTCCTATTTCTCGGTCAACCGGGCCCAGCCCAAGCCGGATGAGAGCGTCGCCGTGTTGGGGCTCGGGGTGATCGGCCTGTATGCCGTCCAGGTGCTGAAGAGTTTCGGGGTAACCAGGATTCTGGCCAGCGGCCGGAGAGCGGCACGTCTGCGGGCGGCCACCGAATGCGGGGCCGACGTGGTGATCGATGCCGCATCCCAGGACCCCACGGCCGCTGTGATGGACGCCACGGCCAACATGGGCGTCAATACGGTGGTGGAATGCGCCGGCCAGCAGGACACCTTCGACCAGGCGGTGGCCATGGCCCGCGGCGGCGGCAAAATCCTGCTGGTGGGCATTTACGAACAGCCCCTGACATGGGACCCGCTGCCGGCGATCTCCAAGAACCTCTCCCTGATCGGCTGTCTGGGCGGGAACTTTCCGGCTTCCATCGAGCTGCTCAGGAGTGGCAAGGTCAGCGCCCGACCCCTGATCACCCATCGCTTCACCCTGGATCAGGCCGCCGAGGCGTTCCGCGCCCAACTCCAAGATCCGGGCGCCATCAAGGTTATGTTCACCATGGATTAG
- a CDS encoding TetR/AcrR family transcriptional regulator, with product MRTKKEIDGGPTSAEKSSVFQKRRTQIIKKAAKLFAKKGYAQTSMREISKATGIDLSNLYYFIESKEEILFRVFEMIHRPESSVFENKAIMALEDPAEQLRAVIREMMHFSFRYKDEVLLLYRESKQLPKKLLKEILARESGFIRQIEAILRKGLEKKAFAMEDPAFTAGMIAYELSLFPLRSWNLKHFSKEELIQRVESHIMGAILA from the coding sequence ATGAGGACAAAGAAAGAAATCGACGGCGGACCAACCTCGGCCGAAAAAAGCAGCGTATTTCAAAAACGGCGCACCCAGATCATCAAGAAAGCTGCAAAGCTTTTCGCGAAAAAGGGGTATGCCCAGACCTCCATGCGGGAAATCTCCAAGGCCACCGGCATCGATTTGAGCAATTTGTACTATTTCATCGAAAGCAAGGAGGAGATTCTCTTCCGGGTCTTCGAGATGATTCACCGGCCGGAAAGCAGTGTCTTTGAAAACAAGGCCATCATGGCGCTGGAGGACCCGGCGGAACAACTCAGGGCCGTCATCCGCGAGATGATGCATTTTTCCTTCCGCTACAAAGATGAAGTGCTGCTGCTCTACAGGGAATCCAAGCAGCTGCCCAAAAAGCTGCTCAAGGAGATCCTGGCCAGGGAGAGCGGTTTCATCCGGCAAATCGAAGCCATATTACGAAAGGGGCTGGAAAAGAAGGCGTTCGCCATGGAAGATCCTGCCTTCACGGCCGGCATGATCGCCTACGAACTCTCCCTTTTTCCGTTGCGCAGCTGGAACTTGAAGCACTTTTCCAAAGAGGAACTCATTCAACGGGTGGAAAGCCACATCATGGGCGCCATTCTCGCCTGA
- a CDS encoding oxidoreductase, translated as MKTLEHLLTPIRIKSLEIANRVVMPPMGTGLGNEDGTVSEANLAYLRRRARSGAGLYITEITEIDPAGAVAPACLGIWDDKFIPGLRKMADIVHAAGSKIAMQLHHCGRESLYQTRKRTAVAPSAVGSFLFGFIAPPREMTPEEIQQTIRAFGEGARRAKAAGFDAVELHGAHGYLLMQFLSAFSNQRTDEYGGDFRGRARFMLECLAEVRRQVGDDFPISIRISGEEGIQGGYTIDDMLTIVPDLVTAGADLIHVSFGTHGNAKIYTDTPNPSAPIEYAPGFKTDLARKIKAVASVPVITVGRYTDPYVMDEVIARGDADFVAVGRQHLADPDFLINAREGRSEETFECLACNQGCIEREALEGQPVRCAINVETGQELIYPTQPAQTPRNVWVIGAGPAGLTAADEAARLGHKVTLFEKEEQIGGQIRYAEKAPHKAAYGKWIRTLAARAVKRGVDLHTGTEVTEAMIDQNDPEVVILAIGADKAECPAPGTTMSVVCDAWQILNGEVPPREDAVVIGGGLVGMETADFLCQQGIRHVTLVEMLAKPPVRPISAHGTMLHRRLAAAGARLMFDTRVERIEEGAVIVSTAGVEKRLAPVGQVIVAVGVTPRQELKQILERKGVRHVVVGDAKHPRRIIEATTEGAQAAWEI; from the coding sequence ATGAAAACACTCGAACATCTGTTGACGCCGATCCGGATCAAATCATTGGAGATCGCCAATCGGGTCGTGATGCCCCCCATGGGGACCGGGCTGGGAAACGAGGACGGCACGGTGAGCGAGGCCAATCTGGCCTATTTGCGGCGCCGCGCCCGCAGCGGGGCAGGGCTTTACATCACCGAGATCACCGAGATCGACCCGGCCGGCGCGGTGGCCCCCGCCTGCCTGGGGATCTGGGACGACAAGTTCATTCCAGGGTTGCGGAAAATGGCGGACATTGTCCATGCGGCCGGAAGTAAAATTGCCATGCAGCTGCACCACTGCGGCCGCGAGAGCCTCTACCAGACGCGCAAGAGGACGGCGGTGGCCCCTTCGGCGGTGGGGAGTTTTCTGTTTGGTTTTATCGCCCCGCCGCGCGAAATGACACCGGAGGAGATCCAGCAGACCATCCGCGCCTTTGGCGAGGGCGCCCGCCGGGCCAAGGCGGCGGGTTTCGACGCGGTGGAGCTGCACGGGGCCCACGGGTATCTGCTCATGCAGTTTCTCTCCGCATTTTCCAACCAGCGCACCGATGAATACGGCGGGGACTTCCGCGGCCGGGCCCGCTTCATGCTCGAATGCCTGGCGGAGGTGCGGCGGCAGGTGGGCGACGATTTCCCCATCTCCATCCGCATCTCAGGCGAAGAGGGCATCCAGGGAGGGTACACCATCGACGACATGCTGACCATCGTTCCGGACCTGGTGACGGCCGGCGCCGATCTGATCCATGTCTCGTTCGGCACCCACGGCAATGCGAAAATCTACACCGATACGCCCAATCCCAGCGCGCCCATCGAGTACGCGCCGGGATTCAAGACCGACCTGGCCCGCAAGATCAAGGCGGTGGCCAGCGTGCCGGTCATTACCGTGGGCCGCTACACCGATCCCTATGTCATGGACGAGGTGATCGCCCGGGGCGATGCCGACTTCGTGGCCGTTGGCCGCCAGCACCTGGCCGATCCCGACTTTTTGATCAACGCCCGCGAAGGCCGGTCTGAAGAGACCTTCGAATGTCTGGCCTGCAACCAGGGGTGCATCGAACGCGAGGCGCTCGAAGGCCAGCCGGTGCGCTGCGCCATCAACGTCGAAACCGGGCAGGAACTGATCTATCCGACCCAACCCGCGCAAACGCCCCGCAACGTCTGGGTGATCGGCGCCGGACCGGCCGGCCTGACCGCCGCCGACGAAGCCGCCCGTCTGGGACACAAGGTGACCCTCTTCGAAAAGGAAGAGCAGATCGGGGGGCAGATCCGGTACGCGGAAAAGGCGCCCCACAAGGCCGCCTACGGCAAGTGGATCCGCACCCTGGCGGCGCGCGCCGTCAAGAGGGGTGTGGATTTGCACACCGGCACGGAAGTGACCGAGGCGATGATCGACCAGAACGATCCGGAAGTCGTGATCCTGGCGATCGGCGCCGACAAGGCCGAATGCCCGGCACCGGGGACGACCATGTCGGTGGTCTGCGACGCCTGGCAGATCCTCAACGGCGAGGTGCCGCCCAGGGAAGATGCGGTGGTCATCGGCGGCGGTCTGGTGGGCATGGAAACGGCCGATTTTCTCTGTCAGCAGGGCATCCGCCATGTGACCCTCGTGGAAATGCTGGCCAAGCCGCCGGTGCGCCCGATTTCCGCCCATGGCACCATGCTGCACCGGCGTCTGGCCGCAGCCGGCGCCCGCTTGATGTTCGATACCCGGGTGGAGCGGATCGAGGAGGGGGCGGTCATCGTCTCCACTGCCGGGGTCGAAAAGCGGCTGGCGCCCGTGGGCCAGGTGATCGTGGCCGTTGGGGTGACGCCCCGTCAGGAACTCAAGCAGATCCTGGAGCGCAAAGGCGTCCGTCATGTCGTGGTCGGCGACGCCAAGCACCCGCGGCGAATCATCGAAGCCACCACCGAAGGCGCCCAGGCCGCCTGGGAGATTTGA
- a CDS encoding SDR family NAD(P)-dependent oxidoreductase codes for MITLDMTGKVTLITGAGGGIGGGIANVFAQAGAKVYTADLEREVAQAKADQLQKEGLLAEAVELDVTRKAQIDALVERIVKTDGKIDHLINCAGIMISKPYMETTDDEFRQILEVNLISVHNCCQAVLTQMIPRREGKIVNILSASSRMGSDFYSHYSSSKFGLMGLTQSIGLAAARHNINVNGICPGIVVTQLGEKQGGGLVQQMARYSGKPEELLQENIRKSIPLRRFQSGEDIGYTALFLCSDLAANITCQAINVCGGMRMN; via the coding sequence GTGATCACACTGGACATGACGGGCAAGGTGACGCTGATCACCGGCGCCGGCGGCGGCATCGGCGGCGGCATCGCCAATGTGTTCGCCCAGGCGGGCGCCAAGGTGTATACGGCCGATCTCGAACGCGAAGTCGCACAGGCCAAGGCGGATCAGCTGCAGAAAGAGGGCCTTCTCGCGGAGGCGGTCGAACTGGATGTCACCCGGAAGGCGCAGATCGACGCGCTGGTGGAGCGGATCGTCAAAACCGACGGAAAAATCGATCACCTGATCAACTGTGCCGGCATCATGATCAGCAAGCCGTACATGGAAACCACCGACGACGAGTTCCGCCAAATACTGGAGGTGAACCTCATCAGCGTGCACAACTGCTGCCAGGCGGTCCTCACCCAGATGATTCCCCGCCGGGAAGGCAAAATCGTGAATATCCTATCGGCCTCCTCGAGAATGGGCAGCGACTTCTACTCGCACTACTCGTCGTCGAAATTCGGGCTCATGGGGCTGACCCAGAGCATCGGACTGGCGGCCGCTCGCCACAATATCAACGTCAACGGCATCTGCCCGGGCATCGTTGTCACCCAGTTGGGCGAAAAGCAGGGCGGCGGCCTGGTCCAGCAGATGGCCAGGTATTCCGGCAAGCCCGAAGAGCTGTTGCAGGAAAACATTCGAAAGTCCATTCCCCTGCGACGGTTTCAGAGCGGCGAGGATATCGGCTACACAGCGCTTTTCCTCTGTTCCGATCTGGCGGCCAACATCACCTGCCAGGCCATCAATGTCTGCGGCGGCATGCGTATGAATTAG
- a CDS encoding GNAT family N-acetyltransferase, producing MRIRRATIQDEDQLLSLLEQFPVEGNDYDWRTGAQTFRRIVDNPAIGSVFVADEEGTLLGVVTLSYPIAIRCAGPYACIEEFIVDQRGRGKGIGGKLIQAAIEEARSKGCYELQVNRPSQSGYPVYIRYGWKDLGAHLNLVFGKRS from the coding sequence ATGCGGATTCGCAGGGCGACCATCCAGGACGAGGATCAACTGCTTTCCCTGCTGGAGCAGTTTCCGGTGGAGGGCAATGATTACGACTGGCGGACCGGTGCGCAAACCTTTCGCCGCATCGTCGACAACCCGGCCATTGGCTCTGTTTTCGTGGCCGACGAGGAGGGGACACTCCTGGGGGTGGTCACGCTCTCCTATCCGATCGCCATCCGCTGCGCCGGACCTTACGCCTGTATCGAAGAGTTCATCGTGGACCAGAGAGGGCGCGGCAAGGGCATCGGCGGAAAACTCATCCAGGCCGCCATCGAAGAGGCGCGCTCAAAAGGGTGCTACGAACTGCAGGTGAACCGACCCAGCCAATCAGGCTATCCGGTCTACATTCGTTATGGGTGGAAAGACCTGGGAGCGCACCTCAACCTGGTGTTCGGCAAACGGAGTTGA